In the Streptomyces sp. 3214.6 genome, CAGGTAGTGGTCGAGCACCGACCGGGTGAGCCGGTTCGTCTCCGCGCACTGCAGGACGCCCACGAGCAGCAGCAGCCCGCCGAGGACCAGCGGCACGGGCCTGCGGTGGACGCCGCCCACCAGCGGCAGCGCCAGCCAGGACGCGGAGAAGAGCCAGACCGTGGCGTACCAGGTGATCAAGGTCTGCAGCTCGACCCGTTGCGCCTTGCTGCGCTCCCGCCAGTGGCGCCGCTGCCACCCCCGTATCCAGCCCAACACCGTTCCCCGCCCCCTCAGGCCCTGTCGGCCTAGCGCCTCGGCTCCCACCGGAACCACCGCTGTACAGCAAACACCGCCAGTACCGTCCAGGCCAGCGCGGTCGCCAGGGCGCCCAGGGCCTCGTACGCCGACAGGTTTCCGGTCCAGCCGCCGCGGATCAGGGTGATCACCGGGGACAGCGGCAGCAGTTCGCAGACGGAGGCGAGCCGGTCGGGCAGCAGTTCCAGCGGGACGGTCACCCCGGAGCCGGTCATCGACACGAGCACCATCGGCATCGTGGTGACCTGTGCGCTCTCCACGGTCCGGGTCACCGTCGCCGTGACAGCCGCGAGCGCCGCGCACATCACCAGGCCCAACAGCAGCCCCAGCACCGCGAGATGGGGCGCTTTCGGGGCCGGTACGTCGAGCAGGACCGTGGAGCCGGCCACCAGCACCAGGGACTGCACCAACCCGGTGGCGAGGACCGGCAGCGCCGCCCCGCCGAGGATCTCGGCGTCCCGCAGCTCGCCGGTCCGCAGCCGCTTCAACACCAACTCCTCGCGCCGGGCGGTGTAGATGGCGGCCAGCGCCGAGTACACCCCGAACAGCAGCGAGAACCCGATCGCGGCGGGCAGCAGCACCAGTCCGACGCTGAGCCCGACATCCTCCACGCCCATGTCGTCGACGACCGACGCCAGGCTGACCGGCAGCACCAGCGGCACGAACACGGCCGTGATGATCGTGCTCTTGCTGCGCCCGAGCAGCGTCAGCTCGGCTCGCGCGAGGGCGACCATCCGGCTCGCGGGAGTCGTGGCCGTACGCCCGTCCGTACCGGTGGCGGCCGCGCCCCTGCCCTCGGAGTCCTGCACCGTCGCCCCGCTCATGCCGCGGCCTCCTCGGTCTCGCCGGTCTCGCCGGTCGCACCGGCCTCGTCACGGTGCGACGCCTCCCGGGCGATCCCAAGAAACGCCTCCTCTAGCGAGGCCGACCGCACGTCCAGCCGACGTAGTTCGACGCCGGCCCGCTCGGCCCACACCAGCAGGCCGGTCGCCGCGCGCTGCAGCTCCCGCGTGCGCAGCCGTACGACGCGGCCCTCGCTCTCGTGACCGCACACGCCCAGCTCACCCAGGGGCGGCAGGTCGCCCATGAAGTACCCGTCGGGCAGTTCGAAGGTGATCCGGGACGGCTGGGCGCCGGTTACCTCGGCGGGTGTCCCCGCGGCGGCGATGCGGCCCTGGTGCAGGATGGCCAGCCGGTCGGCGAGGTGCTCCGCCTCCTCCAGGTAGTGGGTGGTCAGCAGCACCGTCGTACCGGTGTCGCGCAGGGCGCGTACCAGGTCCCAGGTGTCGCGGCGGCCCTCGGCGTCCAGGCCGGTCGTCGGCTCGTCCAGGAACAGCACCTCGGGCTCGCCGAGGACGGCGAGCGCGAGGTCGAGGCGTCGGCGCTCGCCCCCGGACAGCTGCTTGACCCGGACGCCGGCCCGCCCGGCGAGCCCGACCAGTGCCAGCGCCTCCCCGACCGGGCGGGCGCCGCTCACGCAGCCGGCCCACATCCGCGCGGTCTCGGCGACGGTCAGCTCGGAGGGGAAACCACCCTCCTGGAGCATCACGCCGGTGCGCGGCCGTACGGCGGCCCGCCCTGTGTACGGGTCATGGCCGAGCACGGAGACGCGCCCGCCGTCGGGCCGCGCGAGGCCCTCCAGCAACTCGACGGTCGATGTCTTTCCGGCGCCGTTGGTGCCCAGCAGCGCGAAGATCTCACCGCGGTCGACATGGAAGGAGATCCCACGGACCGCTTCGAACCCGCCCCCGTAGACACGCCGGAGGCCCGTGACCTCAATCACGTGTTCATTCGTGTTCATGCCTCCAGCGTCCCCGCGGTCGGAGGCCGTCAGCAGTGCGAGGTGTCACCACTCCGTATGACAAATGTCAGTCGGTCGCTCGCGCCGCGGATCGCTTCGCTCACGCCGCACGCCCGCACGCCCGCACGCACGAAAAAGCCCCCCGGTGGAAGCCGGGGGGCTTGATTCAGAGCGGACGACGAGGCTCGAACTCGCGACCTCAACCTTGGCAAGGTTGCGCTCTACCAACTGAGCTACGTCCGCATTGCCTCCGACCAGCTTTCACCGATCGGCGCGAGCACCAGCCTACCCGATCCACGACAGTGGTCGGACGGCCATGCAGAGCGGGTGACAGGAATTGCACACTGCGCCTTCCCCCTGGAAGGGGGATGTTCTGCTACTGAACTACACCCGCATGTACTCCGTGAGCTGGGCCTTTTCGGCCTCGCCCCTCGGCGTGCTCCAGACTCTAGCCGACCGGGAGGGGTGCAGCGCAAGTCGGTTCGTTCGAGGGGCGGGTGACCGGCCGTCGGCCCACGGCTCTGCGGGTGCCGTTCAGCGACGCGCCTCGCCGGGCGTCACTGCGCGTCGGCGAACGCCTCGTAGATCTTCTTGGGGATACGGCCGCGGGCCGGCACCTCCATCTTGTTGGCCTGGGCCCAGGCGCGGACCGCCGCGGGGTCGGGGGCGACCTCCGTCTGCTTGTACGCCCTGCCCGACCTCGACCGCTTGCGGCCGGCTTCCACGTAGGGCGCAAGCGCCTTACGCAGTTTCTTGGCATTGGCTTCATTCAGGTCGATCTCGTACGACTTGCCGTCGAGTCCGAAGGCGATCGTTTCCGCCGCTTCCGAGCCGTCGATGTCGTCAAAGAGAGTGACCACGACCTTCTGCGCCACGAATATCGGTCCCTTCGTCCGGCACCGCATACAGCTCAGCTGCGGCGAAGTGCCGAGTCTCGGCTATTTCCAATTCATTTGTACAGTGCGCGGAATGCATTGTGAAGCCCGACTAAATCTGTCCGCGTGTCCGAGCGCAATAGGTATCCGGGACTGTTCGGGGATCTTTCCAGTAACTTTTCGTGAACGCCCCCCTCCGATGCGGGATCGTGATGGCCGTCACGTAGCTTCCTACAACTCTACTCGCGTAGAAATTTTGTGCGGGTAGTCTGAAGACACCTGTTGGAGACACCCGCAGGAACCTGCTCAGCACCACACCACCGGGAGTGCCAGTGGCACGCGTCGTAGTCGACGTCATGCTCAAGCCGGAGATCCTCGACCCCCAGGGCCAGGCGGTGCAGCGCGCACTGCCGCGGCTGGGTTTCGAAGGCATCTCCGACGTACGTCAGGGAAAGCGATTCGAACTGGAAGTTGACGGACCCGTCGACGAGGCAGCCCTCGCCCGCATCCACGATCTTGCGGAATCCTTCCTCGCCAACACCGTGATCGAGGACTTCACGGTCAAGGTCGAGTCGGAAGAAGCAGTCGCGGGAGCCGCGAAGTGACCGCTCGTATTGGCGTCGTCACTTTCCCGGGAAGTCTCGACGACCGGGACACCCAGCGGGCGATCCGCCTCGCGGGCGCCGAACCCGTCGCGCTCTGGCACAAGGACAAGAACCTCCACCAGGTCGATGCCGTGGTGCTGCCCGGCGGTTTCTCCTACGGCGACTATCTGCGCGCCGGAGCCATCTCCCGCTTCTCGCCGGTGATGGAGACCGTCATCGAGCAGGCGAAGGCCGGCCTCCCGGTCCTGGGCATCTGCAACGGCTTCCAGATCCTCACCGAGGCCCACCTGCTTCCCGGCGGGATGCTCGGCAACGACCACCTCCACTTCATCTGCCGCGACCAGAAGCTGCGGGTGGAGAACGCGGACACCGCCTGGACCGTCGACTACGAGGCGGGCCAGGAGATCCACATCCCGCTGAAGAACATGGACGGCCGGTACGTCGCCGACGAGTACACCCTCGACAAGCTCGAGGCCGAGGGCCGCGTCGCCTTCCGGTACCTGGCCCGCGACGGAGTCGCCAATGAGCGGGGTAACCCCAACGGCAGTCTCCGCGACATCGCCGGCATCACCAACGAGGCCGGCAACGTCGTAGGCCTCATGCCGCACCCGGAGCACGCCGTGGAGCCGCTCGTCGGGTCGGGCCGCACCGACGGTCTCCCGTTCTTCACCTCGATCCTCAAGAAGCTGGTCAACGCATGAGCCGGACGCCTCTGGACACGGTCGAGCACGCGACCGAGACCCCCGACGTCGAGCTGCCCTGGGCCGAACTCGGCCTGAAGAAGGACGAGTACGAGCGGGTCGTGGAGATCCTCGGCCGCCGGCCCACCGGCGCCGAGCTCGCCATGTACTCCGTCATGTGGTCCGAGCACTGCAGCTACAAGTCCTCCAAGGTCCACCTCCGCCAGTTCGGTGAGAAGGCCCCCCAGTCCGACGCGCTGCTCGTGGGCATCGGCGAGAACGCGGGCGTCGTCGACGTCGGCCAGGGCTATGCGGTCACCTTCAAGGTCGAGTCGCACAACCACCCGTCGTACGTCGAGCCCTACCAGGGCGCGGCCACCGGCGTCGGCGGCATCGTCCGCGACATCATCGCGATGGGCGCGCGGCCGGTCGCCGTCGTCGACCCGCTGCGTTTCGGCGCGGCCGACCACCCCGACACCAAGCGCGTCCTCCCGGGCGTCGTCGCCGGCATCGGCGGCTACGGCAACTGCCTGGGCCTGCCGAACATCGGCGGCGAGGTCGTCTTCGACGCCTGCTACCAGGGAAACCCGCTGGTCAACGCGGGTGCCATCGGTGTGATGCGGCACGAGGACATCCACCTGGCGAAGGCCTCCGGCGCGGGCAACAAGGTCATCCTGTACGGGGCTCGGACCGGCGGCGACGGCATCGGCGGCGCGTCGATCCTGGCGAGTGAGACCTTCGACGACGCCAAGCCCTCGAAGCGTCCGGCCGTGCAGGTCGGCGACCCCTTCCAGGAGAAGCTCCTCATCGAGTGCACCCTGGAGGCCTTCGCCGAGAAGCTGGTCGTCGGCATCCAGGACCTCGGCGCGGCCGGCCTGTCCTGCGCCACGTCCGAGCTCGCCTCGAACGGCTCCGGCGGCATGCGCGTGACCCTGGACGACGTACCGCTGCGCGACTCGACGCTCTCGCCCGAGGAAATCCTCATGAGCGAGTCGCAGGAACGCATGTGCGCGGTCGTCGAGCCGGAGAAGGTCGACCGCTTCCTGGAGATCTGCGACAAGTGGGACGTCATCGCCACCGTCATCGGTGAGGTGACCGACGGCGACCGCCTGGAGATCTTCTGGCACGGCGGCAAGATCGTCGACGTCGACCCGCGCACCGTCGCCCACGACGGCCCGGTCTACGAGCGGCCGTACGCCCGCCCGGACTGGCAGGACGCCCTGCAGGCCGACGACGCGAACAAGCTGCCCCGGCCGCAGACGGGCGAGGAGCTGAAGGACCAGGTCCTCAAGCTCGTGAGCTCGCCCAACCAGGCCTCCAAGAAGTGGATCACGTCCCAGTACGACCACTTCGTGCAGGGCAACACCGTCCTCGCCCAGCCCGAGGACTCCGGCATGATCCGGATCGACGAGAAGACCGGCCTCGGCGTCGCCATCGCGACCGACGGCAACGGCCGCTACGCCAAGCTCGACCCGTACGCGGGCGCGCAGCTTGCCCTGTCCGAGGCGTACCGGAACGTGGCGACGACCGGCGCCAAGCCCCTCGCCGTCTCCGACTGCCTGAACTTCGGCTCGCCGGAGGACCCGGCGGTGATGTGGCAGTTCGCGGAGGCCATCCGTGGACTCGCCGACGCCTGCCAGCAGCTCGGCACCCCGGTGACCGGCGGCAACGTCTCGCTCTACAACCAGACCGGCGAGGTCGCCATCCACCCGACCCCCGTGGTCGCGGTGCTGGGAGTCATCGACGACGTCGCGCGCCGCACGCCCGTCGCCTTCCAGGAGGAGGGCCAGCTGCTCTACCTCCTCGGTGACACGCGTGAGGAGTTCGGCGGCTCGGCCTGGTCGCAGGTCGTCCACGACCACCTCGGCGGTCTGCCTCCCAAGGTCGACCTGGAGCGGGAGCGGCTGCTCGGCGAGATCCTGATCTCCGCCTCCCGCGACGGCATGATCGACTCCGCGCACGACCTGTCCGACGGCGGTCTGATCCAGGCGGTCGTGGAGTCGGCGCTGCTCGGCGGCAAGGGCGCCCGACTGGTCGTGCCGGACGGGCTCGACGCCTTCACCCTCCTGTTCTCCGAGTCGGCCGGCCGCGCCGTCGTCGCCGTGCCGCGCTCCGAGGAGCTCCGCTTCAACGACATGTGCGAGGCGCGCGGCCTGCCCGTGACCCGCGTCGGCGTCGTGGACGGTGACACGGTCGAGCTCCAGGGCGAGTTCGAGCTGTCGCTCGAGGAACTGCGCACGGCCCACGAGGAGACCATCCCGGCGCTGCTCAAGTAATCAGTCGTACGACGCCGAAGGCCTCGCCGGTTCACCACCGGCGGGGCCTTCGGCGTGATCGTCGTACCGTCACCGGCGACCCGGACGCAGGCTGAGGCGTTCCCCGTGACAGGGCAGGGAACGGCACGCACTGGCTAGGCTCACCGCCATGCCCCCGGCCAAGAAGCGCACGCGCGCCTACGACCCCGTCAAGATCCGCGCCGCGGTCACCGCGCAGTTCGGGAACGTACGCCGGGCCGTGGCCACGCTCACCCCCGAGCAGCTCGCCCTGCCCACGCGGCTGGCGGGCTGGACCGTCCAGGACCTCGCCGCGCACGTCACCATGGCGGTGGAGACCGTCAGCCGCAACCTCGACCGGCCCGAACCCCCGAAGGCCGAGCTCGCCCTCCTGGACTGGCCGTTCGCCACCGCCGTCCGAGCCGCCGGGATCTCCGACGACACCCTGGACCTCGCGGCCGCCCACCCCGGCCAAAACGCCCTGAACGCCCTCTACGCCCGCACCGAGGAACGGCTCACCGAGGCCCTCGCCACCGCCCCCGGCGACCGCCTCCTCGCCGCCCGGACCGGCGCCATCGCCCTCGCCGACTACCTCGTCACCCGCACCGTCGAACTCGTCGTCCACACCGACGACCTCAACGCCGCCGTCCCCGGCCTGGACATCCCCTACGACCGGCAGGCGCTCGCGGCCGCCACCCGGCTCCTCGCCGACGCCCTCGCCGTCAAGGCGCCCGGCGGCGCGACGGAGGTGCGGATCCCGCCGTACGCCGTCGTGCAGTGCGTCGAGGGCCCGCGGCACACCCGGGGCACCCCGCCCAACGTGGTCGAGACCGACCCGCTGACCTGGATCCGGCTGGCGACCGGCCGGGTGACCTGGCAGGACGCCGTCGAGGAGGCGAAGGTCGGCGCGAGCGGCGAGCGGGCGAACCTCGCGGAACTGCTGCCACTGATGTCGTAGCGGGACGCCACTGGTGCCGTGAGGGGAACCGGTCGTCTCCGGTGACCGTCACATCGGCATGCACACGTATGGGCACAAGCAGCGCATGATGGTGACGGCCGTGGCCGTCCTCGTCCCGCTCGCCGCGGCCTGCGGAAGCGAGAAAGCGGACGGCGGGCAGCCCGGCAGCGGGTCGGTGAGCGCCGAACAGCCCGTCACCGGGGTCCGGTGGAACGTCGACAGCGTCACCGTGGACGGTGCCACCCACCGTGCCCCCTCCGGGGCGCACGTCGAGATCGAGGACGGCAAGGCGGCGGGCAACTACGGCTGCAACAACTTCACCGCCAAGGTCGTCGTCGGGGTCGACACCATCCGGTTCACGGACTCCCGGTCGACCAGGATGGCCTGCACGGACCAGCCCATGTCCTTCGAACGCACGCTGGCCGGCACCCTCGGTCAGGGTGCGCTCACCACCAAGGTCAAGGGCGCCACGCTGACGCTCGCCACGGCCGACGGCGACCAGGTCCGGCTGACCAGGAAATGAGACCGGCCCGCGCCCGCCGGCATCATCGGTGTGCGACACCTCACTCGCGCACCCGGAACGGGTCCTCGCCGAATCGCCCCCGCAGCGCGTCCGACCGTCCAGTGGATCACTAAATCCGCCGCCTGACCTGCGAAAACAAGTCGATCATGGATGTGTCCACCCCCGAGTGATCCAGTTACCGGCGAGTATCCCCAATTCGGACCAGTGGACGACCTCGCCTACACTCGATGGCGTGCCACGTGGTGACGGTCGACTCAGTCATGATCTGCTCCCCGGCGAGAAAGGCCCCCAGGACGCTTGTGGCGTCTTCGGAGTCTGGGCTCCCGGTGAAGAGGTCGCCAAGCTCACTTACTTCGGGCTCTACGCCCTCCAGCATCGAGGCCAGGAATCCGCGGGAATCGCGGTCAGTAACGGCTCCCAGATCCTTGTCTTCAAGGACATGGGGCTCGTTTCCCAGGTCTTCGACGAGACCTCGCTCGGTTCGCTCCAGGGTCATATCGCGGTCGGACACGCCCGCTACTCGACCACCGGCGCCTCCGTGTGGGAGAACGCCCAGCCGACGTTCCGTGCCACCGCGCACGGCTCGATCGCGCTCGGCCACAACGGCAACCTGGTCAACACGGCGCAGCTCGCCGAGATGGTCGCCGACCTCCCGAAGAAGGAGGGCGGCCGTACGCCTCGCGTGGCGGCCACCAACGACACCGACCTGCTGACGGCCCTGCTGGCCGCCCAGGAGGACGCGGACGGCAAGCCGCTGACCATCGAGGAGGCCGCCCACCAGATCCTCCCGCAGGTCAAGGGCGCCTTCTCCCTCGTCTTCATGGACGAGCACACCCTCTACGCCGCCCGTGACCCGCAGGGCATCCGTCCGCTGGTCCTCGGCCGCCTGGAGCGCGGCTGGGTCGTCGCCTCCGAGTCCGCGGCCCTCGACATCTGCGGCGCCGCCTACGTCCGCGAGATCGAGCCCGGCGAGTTCATCGCCATCGACGAGAACGGCCTGCGCACCTCCCGCTTCGCGGACGCGAAGCCCAAGGGCTGTGTCTTCGAGTATGTGTACCTGGCCCGCCCGGACACCGACATCGCCGGCCGGAACGTGTACCTCTCCCGCGTGGAGATGGGCCGCAAGCTCGCCAAGGAAGCGCCCGTCGAGGCCGACCTGGTCATAGCGACCCCGGAGTCCGGCACCCCGGCCGCCATCGGCTACGCGGAGGCCTCCGGCATCCCCTTCGGCGCGGGCCTGGTGAAGAACGCTTATGTCGGCCGGACGTTCATCCAGCCGTCGCAGACCATCCGCCAGCTCGGCATCCGCCTCAAGCTGAACCCGCTGAAGGAAGTCATCAAGGGCAAGCGCCTGGTGGTCGTGGACGACTCGATCGTCCGCGGCAACACCCAGCGGGCCCTGGTGCGCATGCTCCGTGAGGCGGGCGCGGCCGAGGTCCACATCCGGATCTCCTCGCCGCCCGTGAAGTGGCCCTGCTTCTTCGGCATCGACTTCGCCACCCGCGCGGAGCTCATCGCCAACGGCATGACGATCGACGAGATCGGCACCTCGCTCGGCGCCGACTCCCTCGCCTACATCTCCATCGACGGCATGATCGAGGCGACCACCATCGCCAAGCCGAACCTGTGCCGCGCCTGCTTCGACGGCGAGTACCCGATGGAGCTCCCGGACCCGGAGCTGCTCGGCAAGCAGCTGCTGGAGACCGAGCTGGCGGCCGGTCCCGCAGCCACGGCCGCGGCCGACGCGATCCGTCGCCCGTAAGCCTCGTACGTATCACCAACCCGAAAGATCCCAGGCAATGTCTGCTGCTTCTGATCAGTCGGTTCCGCCGACGGGCACTCCTTCCGGTACTTCCTACGCGGCTGCCGGCGTCGACATCGAAGCGGGCGACCGCGCCGTGGAGCTGATGAAGGAGTGGGTGAAGAAGACGCAGCGCCCCGAGGTCCTCGGCGGCCTCGGCGGCTTCGCCGGCCTCTTCGACGCCTCCGCCCTCAAGCGCTTCGAGCGCCCGCTCCTCGCCTCCGCCACCGACGGCGTCGGCACCAAGGTCGACATCGCGCGACGGCTCGGCGTGTACGACACGATCGGCCACGACCTGGTCGCCATGGTCATGGACGACATCGTGGTGTGCGGCGCGGAGCCGCTGTTCATGACCGACTACATCTGCGTCGGCAAGGTCCACCCCGAGCGGGTCGCCGCCATCGTCAAGGGCATCGCCGAGGGCTGTGTGCTGGCCGGCTGCGCCCTGGTCGGCGGCGAGACGGCCGAGCACCCCGGCCTCCTTGGCGAGGACGACTTCGACGTCGCCGGCGCCGGTACGGGCGTCGTGGAGGCCGACCGGCTGCTCGGCCCGGATCGCATCCGCACGGGTGACGCGGTGATCGCCATGGCGTCCTCCGGTCTCCACTCGAACGGGTACTCCCTGGTCCGGCATGTCCTGCTGAACCAGGCGGGCCTCTCCCTCGACGCGCGGATCGACGAGCTGGGCCGCACCCTCGGCGAGGAGCTCCTGGAGCCCACCAAGATCTACTCCCTGGACTGTCTGGCCCTCACCCGCACGACGGATGTGCACGCCTTCTCGCACATCACCGGCGGCGGCCTCGCGGCCAACCTGGCCCGTGTGATCCCGGACGCGCTGCACGCGACCGTGGACCGCTCCACCTGGACCCCGGACCCGATCTTCGACCTCGTCGGCAGGACCGGCTCCGTGGAACGCCTGGAGCTGGAGAAGACCCTGAACATGGGCGTCGGCATGATGGCGATCGTGCCCGAGGAGTCGGCGGACGTGGCCCTGGCGACACTGGCCGACCGCGGGGTCGACGCCTGGATCGCCGGCGAGATCACCGAGCGCGGCGCGCACACCACGGGAGCCGAACTGGTCGGCGACTACGCGAGCTGAGCCGACCGGCCGGGCCGGATGGACCGAGTAGGCAGCACAAGGCCCGGTCGGTGACAGAAGTCACCGACCGGGTGGGTGCTCAGTACAAGGTCAAGCGCCGCGACGGTGTTGCGAGGAGTCCTCGCCGTCATCCTCGTCGTCGTCCGCCCCGTACAGCTCGGCGTACCGGGCGTACGGGTCGTCCTGCTCATCGTCATCGTCATCGTCCTCGAACGGTTGACCGTTCGGCGGAATGTTCGATGGCGATGCGCCCAGCTCTTCGGCCAGGCGTGAGAGATCCGTCCCGCCGCTGTTGTACTTCAGCTGGCGGGCGACCTTCGCTTGCTTGGCCTTGGCCCGGCCGCGCCCCATGGCTCGACCCCCTCAACGACGGGGCTCGACGGCCCCAGGTTGACACGCGTTCATGATCCAGGACGGTCTCTCCATAGAGAGCCCGTCGTAGGGCTCCCACGGTACCTGAGCCCACGCCCGTACGGTACGTCGCCCGTAGCACGCGCGTCTGCACAGCACCTTTCAGGCGACCCGTCCTTGCTGGTCAGTGGCGATTTTAACCACTTATCGGCGGCCGACCCGCCGGGAAGAGTGAGAGTTCTCTCCAACTTTCCACCGGCCGGTACCGCCGAAACCCTCGGACGGGTCCCCCTGGGGTCCTTACCGGAACCTCACCAGCCGCGCGCCTGGGCCGCCTCGTGCATCCGCTGCTCGGCGATCCGGTCGGCCGCCGCGGCCGGCGGAATCCCGTCCTCCTTCGCACGTGCGAAGATGTCCAGCGTTGTATCGAAGATCTTCGCGGCCTTCGCCCTGCACCGCTCGAAGTCGAACCCGTGCAGCTCGTCGGCGACCTGGATGACCCCGCCGGCGTTCACCACGTAGTCCGGCGCGTAGAGGATCCCGCGGTCGGCGAGGTCCTTCTCCACGCCCGGGTGGGCGAGCTGGTTGTTGGCCGCACCGCAGACGATCCGGGCGGTCAGCACCGGCACCGAGACGTCGTCGAGCGCCCCGCCGAGCGCGCAGGGCGCGTAGATGTCGAGGCCGTCGACGCGGATCAGCGCCGCGGTGTCGGCGACCGCCGTCACCCCCTGCGGGTGCCGGTCGAGGATCCGGCGCACGGCGTCCTCGCGGACGTCCGTGATCACGACCTCCGCACCCTCGTCGCGCAGATGCTCCACGAGGTGGTGGCCGACCTTGCCGACGCCCGCGATGCCGACCTTGCGGCCCCGCAGCGACGGGTCGCCCCAGAGGTGCTGGGC is a window encoding:
- a CDS encoding DUF3073 domain-containing protein, coding for MGRGRAKAKQAKVARQLKYNSGGTDLSRLAEELGASPSNIPPNGQPFEDDDDDDEQDDPYARYAELYGADDDEDDGEDSSQHRRGA
- a CDS encoding Leu/Phe/Val dehydrogenase, translating into MTDVSGAPADVLHTLFHSDQGGHEQVVLCQDRASGLKAVIALHSTALGPALGGTRFYPYATEAEAVADALNLARGMSYKNAMAGLDHGGGKAVIIGDPDTLKTEALLLAYGRFVASLGGRYVTACDVGTYVADMDVVARECRWTTGRSPENGGAGDSSVLTAFGVYQGMRASAQHLWGDPSLRGRKVGIAGVGKVGHHLVEHLRDEGAEVVITDVREDAVRRILDRHPQGVTAVADTAALIRVDGLDIYAPCALGGALDDVSVPVLTARIVCGAANNQLAHPGVEKDLADRGILYAPDYVVNAGGVIQVADELHGFDFERCRAKAAKIFDTTLDIFARAKEDGIPPAAAADRIAEQRMHEAAQARGW